In a genomic window of Vigna angularis cultivar LongXiaoDou No.4 chromosome 6, ASM1680809v1, whole genome shotgun sequence:
- the LOC108341011 gene encoding uncharacterized protein LOC108341011 yields MAKPLYLEEDFKPKVRTHGTKSLSFFASMFSLFIYICVFYTFNLSPYSLLNNNIFWFFMSNTLILIIAADYGAFSSSKRNQDLYEKYVQHSQARNHASSCVPKYDQQVHKQCINPKQETVSDQNIPERVLEIVAINQPKKSIEFSREKRSALHYLHEGNEKIEEKAIPAKIYRRSKSDRSNRVRHVVNEEREKMVQRSETVKAKANVEEENEFSKMSNEDLNRRIEEFIHKFKSQTTSKVCQIQNL; encoded by the coding sequence ATGGCGAAACCACTATATCTAGAGGAAGATTTCAAACCAAAAGTTCGTACCCATGGAACAAAAAGTCTATCTTTCTTTGCCTCTATGTTCTCCCTTTTCATCTACATATGTGTCTTTTATACCTTCAACCTATCTCCCTATTCTCTCCTCAACAACAACATCTTCTGGTTTTTCATGTCCAACACCCTCATTCTCATCATTGCTGCTGACTATGGAGCATTCTCTTCATCCAAAAGAAACCAAGATCTCTATGAAAAGTATGTGCAACACAGTCAAGCGCGAAACCATGCCTCCTCATGCGTACCCAAATATGATCAACAAGTTCATAAACAATGCATTAACCCCAAACAAGAAACTGTCTCTGATCAAAATATCCCAGAACGTGTACTTGAAATTGTGGCGATAAATCAGCCTAAAAAATCTATTGAGTTCTCCCGTGAGAAAAGGTCTGCACTTCATTATTTGCATGAGGGTAATGAAAAGATTGAGGAGAAAGCAATTCCTGCAAAAATTTACCGGCGAAGTAAGTCTGATAGATCCAACCGAGTCAGGCACGTAGTGAATGAGGAGAGAGAGAAGATGGTGCAAAGATCAGAGACTGTGAAGGCAAAAGCAAAcgttgaagaagaaaatgagtttTCTAAGATGTCAAATGAGGATCTGAATAGGAGGATAGAGGagtttattcataaatttaaatctcAGACAACTAGCAAAGTCTGTCAAATTCAGAATCTGTAG
- the LOC108341010 gene encoding receptor like protein 29, with amino-acid sequence MASLSLLLVVFLLFGCVHGEEMVMEEELLGLFEVMDALLDDPDWAQAHPQPCTDTPWPGVGCEVSSDPPFFHVTKIHVGPDILFPPCKSSAYLSNSLLKLTYLKTLSIFNCFVASPVNLSSTLFGPFSTLEHLALQSNPALSGEIPPSLGGVTSLRVLSLSQNSFQGNIPREIGGLVSLEQLDLSYNNFSGEIPKEIGDLKSIAILDLSWNELEGNLPSSLGQLQVLRKMDLSSNRLTGKVPPDLGNMKGLVLLDLSHNFIGGPIPETLSNLKLLEYFLIDDNPIKSEIPPFLGNLCKLKSVSFSGCGLIGSIPNSFSSLTNLTALSLDNNSLSGPVPPNLGFLPNLDQLNISQNMLDGVLQLPDEFITKLGKRLDVRGNTELCIGDQTKKKNLSSYLEIPSCANTKPKNGKSFAEGPPENPAGIKPSFYQSNISSSSSRLDTQVMFVSLVLFFIHSFLKLFL; translated from the coding sequence ATGGCCTCTCTGTCTCTTCTCCTTGTTGTGTTTCTTTTGTTTGGTTGCGTACATGGTGAAGAAATGGTAATGGAAGAGGAGTTGTTGGGTTTGTTTGAAGTGATGGACGCTCTTCTGGATGACCCTGACTGGGCCCAAGCACACCCTCAGCCATGTACTGACACCCCATGGCCTGGAGTTGGCTGTGAAGTTAGCAGTGACCCACCATTTTTTCATGTCACAAAGATCCACGTTGGTCCTGATATACTCTTCCCACCTTGCAAGTCTTCTGCTTACCTTTCTAACTCCTTGCTCAAACTCACTTATTTGAAAacactttcaatttttaactgTTTTGTTGCTTCACCCGTCAATCTATCTTCAACTCTCTTTGGCCCTTTTTCTACCTTAGAACACCTGGCTTTGCAGTCTAATCCAGCACTCTCTGGAGAAATACCTCCAAGTTTGGGTGGTGTTACTAGTCTTAGAGTTCTGAGCCTGTCTCAGAACAGCTTCCAGGGAAACATTCCAAGAGAGATTGGTGGTTTGGTGAGTTTGGAGCAACTTGACCTGAGTTATAATAACTTCAGTGGTGAAATCCCCAAGGAGATTGGAGATTTGAAAAGTATTGCCATTTTAGACCTCAGTTGGAATGAGCTTGAAGGGAACCTTCCTAGCTCACTTGGACAACTTCAAGTTCTTCGGAAGATGGATTTGAGCTCAAACAGGCTTACAGGAAAAGTACCTCCTGATTTGGGGAACATGAAGGGGTTAGTCTTGCTTGATCTGAGTCACAATTTTATTGGTGGGCCGATTCCTGAAACCCTGTCAAACTTGAAGCTTTTAGAATATTTTCTCATTGATGACAACCCCATCAAATCAGAGATACCCCCCTTCTTAGGGAACCTTTGCAAGCTGAAGTCAGTGAGCTTCTCAGGATGTGGATTGATTGGCTCCATACCCAATTCCTTCTCATCTCTGACGAACCTTACAGCTCTCTCCCTTGATAACAACAGTCTCAGTGGACCAGTTCCTCCAAATCTAGGTTTCCTCCCTAACTTAGATCAACTCAACATCAGCCAGAACATGCTGGATGGAGTTCTTCAGCTCCCAGACGAGTTCATTACAAAACTTGGTAAAAGGTTGGATGTAAGAGGAAACACTGAACTTTGTATCGGTGATCAGACAAAGAAGAAGAATCTGTCTTCATATTTGGAAATCCCATCTTGTGCAAATACAAAGCCAAAAAATGGCAAATCTTTTGCTGAAGGACCACCAGAAAATCCAGCAGGTATCAAGCCATCATTCTACCAAAGCAACATAAGCTCAAGTTCATCACGGCTGGATACACAAGTCATGTTTGTTTccttggttttattttttatccataGTTTCCTGAAATTGTTCTTGTGA